From a single Acidobacteriota bacterium genomic region:
- a CDS encoding PspA/IM30 family protein, which translates to MGLWQRITRIFRAGTGAALDKIENPELVLQQTIRDMRDRVPELNNSVAQVMATERLLQKNRENLETQVVDLDSKIKASVKMGRDDIATAYIGQLQQAQIDLERTSAQLELAQSASANALKARDNYVLNMKKKSAEAMQLISAAKQAKLQEQLAQTMEGFNIGDDASTFNEMREKIERRVAAAEAKLQLGSSSVDSQMADIEREAMDIQLQDKLLSYKQQMGLLGAGSSNDAGKQIGAGSGAPATEEEILEQVIETEANEAKS; encoded by the coding sequence ATGGGATTGTGGCAAAGGATAACGCGGATTTTCAGGGCAGGTACCGGTGCGGCTCTCGATAAGATCGAGAACCCGGAACTCGTGCTCCAGCAGACCATCCGCGATATGCGCGACCGTGTGCCGGAACTGAATAATTCGGTGGCTCAGGTAATGGCGACCGAGCGCTTGCTCCAAAAGAATAGAGAGAACCTCGAAACTCAGGTGGTCGATCTCGATTCGAAGATCAAAGCCTCGGTCAAGATGGGCCGCGACGACATCGCTACCGCTTACATCGGCCAACTCCAGCAAGCGCAGATCGACCTTGAAAGAACAAGTGCACAGCTTGAACTCGCACAGTCCGCTTCGGCCAATGCGCTCAAGGCTCGGGACAATTACGTCCTGAACATGAAGAAAAAGAGCGCAGAGGCGATGCAGCTCATTTCCGCGGCAAAGCAGGCCAAGCTTCAGGAACAGCTCGCCCAAACGATGGAAGGCTTCAACATCGGCGACGATGCTTCGACCTTCAACGAAATGCGAGAAAAGATCGAGCGTCGCGTTGCCGCTGCGGAAGCAAAGCTCCAACTCGGTTCCTCGTCGGTCGATTCGCAAATGGCGGACATCGAGCGCGAGGCAATGGACATTCAGCTCCAGGACAAGCTTCTTTCCTATAAGCAGCAGATGGGCCTGCTCGGTGCCGGTTCGTCCAATGATGCGGGCAAGCAGATCGGAGCCGGCTCGGGAGCTCCCGCTACTGAGGAAGAGATCCTGGAACAGGTTATCGAGACCGAAGCGAACGAAGCAAAGTCCTGA